Below is a genomic region from Pseudomonas svalbardensis.
GGTTTGCGTTGAGGCTATGGCTGAGCGCGATGCTGGCAATCGAAGCGCCGGGCTGGGCGCACTCTTGAATGACCTGGGCCTTGAAGGACTTGGAATAGGAACGGCGTGTTGGCTGCATGAAATACCCGCTTAAAAGGCTAGAACTGGTGCCCACTTAAATTTAAGTGCACACCATGTCTTGGCTTTGCGGGGCTGGGTAGATGACTTGGCCGGACGGTTACCGAGAGCTGGCCTCCAATGTCCAGACATAAAAAAGCCCCTGTGAAGGGCCTCTACCCTGATCCCGACGCCCCGCCTAGAAGGTCTTCTCTTCCTCCCGAATGTGTACTTCGTCCATCGCTCCCAGGCAAATCTGCCGACAAGGAAGCTTGGCGATAAGCCCACAATCAAAAGGTATCCAGGAAATATCCTAAAACGAGCTCATCATTCCCCGCCTCTCGGTAAGCAGCCATAGTGCTTCTGCAACGAATCGGGGTCAAAGTCCTGTGTAAGCGTCTGCCCAACACACCTTGCGTGGTTAGCGTCGTAAAAAACGGGCAGAAGCTTCCACGATGTTGGCGCTTATGAACAGATAGTCACTTACACTGCGACTTCCTTGAACCAGACGCCCATAGATGAATTTACCGCTGCTGCGAGGGCAACAAAGACTTTCCTGACCGCATCGCGATTTTCGTCATTGAGTTCGTACTCTTCTTCGTTTTTTGCCGCGCGCTTAGCCGGGAAATAAAATAATTTTCGCGGTGCGTTAAATTGACTTTTCGTCAACTCCCTGCCTTGCACACCACAGTTATATTGAATTAACCGCATGTACATACAGTAAAACACTAGCACAGACCTCTTATCGACTGCGCTTCAATGAATTAATCTCTCGCTCTGCGCCTTGATTTTCTCATTTCGTCAGCTGAGAATTGCCGAATTGAGGTTCCGACCCCGTCAATCAGCTAAGGCAAAAACGCACGTGAAATACAATATATGGTTTGCGATTATTGACACCACTGTTGACGCGGAGTCATTAAGCGACCAGCAAAATATCGGGGCACTTTACGTGGAAACTGTAAATACTTCAGAAGATTCGCTCTACAAGCATTGCAGGAGCATTCGTGAACTTGAAGCAACGTTTGAGCGATATCGCAATTACCGAACCCATGATGACCACGTGGATTCGCCGCATGCTAAGTTTAAAGTCCTTCGCATCGATCCTTTTCCGATTTATTCATAAATCGTCCAGATCAAGACACTGGTCGTCGCGATTCACCAATTACGA
It encodes:
- a CDS encoding transposase, which gives rise to MQPTRRSYSKSFKAQVIQECAQPGASIASIALSHSLNANLVHK